A single genomic interval of Drosophila gunungcola strain Sukarami unplaced genomic scaffold, Dgunungcola_SK_2 000019F, whole genome shotgun sequence harbors:
- the LOC128263824 gene encoding uncharacterized protein LOC128263824: MIGDARERHSFHLRPELLNGQQGCEAFFFSDGVMDLVTIHLGREERYWLLLAVFIPLEQHCTDSDLGCIALDEKVPLGLYCQLCFWTQGKLLISRLLQRFRERGSQSCKVLYEPTVPTSGSKKGSHFLHGPWLRHPPNSCYTPWIHPQTSSTHYEAEAFSDSAKILQVRSFVRR, from the exons ATGATCGGTGATGCACGTGAACGGCATTCCTTCCACCTACGGCCGGAACTTTTGAATGGCCAGCAGGGCTGCGAGGCATTCTTTTTCAGTGACGGTGTAATGGACTTGGTGACGATTCATCTTGGCCGAGAAGAACGCTATTGGTTGCTCCTGGCCGTCTTCATCCCGCTGGAACAACACTGCACCGACTCCGATCTGGGATGCATCGCACTGGATGAAAAAGTGCCGCTT GGACTCTACTGCCAGCTGTGCTTCTGGACTCAAGGAAAACTTCTTATTTCCCGTCTTCTTCAAAGATTCCGTGAGCGGGGCAGCCAAAGTTGCAAAGTTCTTTATGAACCGACGGTACCAACCAGCGGTTCCAAGAAAGGCTCTCACTTCCTTCATGGTCCTTGGCTCAGGCATCCGCCTAATAGCTGCTACACGCCCTGGATCCATCCGCAGACGTCCTCCACCCACTATGAAGCCGAG GCATTCAGCGACTCGGCGAAGATACTTCAAGTGCGTTCATTTGTCAGGCGCTAG